CGGCATCGTCAACTACGACTTCTGGGTCCCGGAGCCGACGCTCAGGTTCCCGGGGATCGAGGAGTTCTTGCAGCGCTACCAGGCGAAGGCAGCGAGCGCAGGGGTCGACCCGCTCGGATACTACCTGCCGCCGTGGGCGTACGCGTACCTGCAGGTGCTCGCCCAGGCGATCGAGGGGACGAAGAGCCTCGACCAGCAGAAGGTCGCGGACTACATCCACAAGACGGAGTTCGACACGATCGTCGGCAAGGTGAGGTTCGGCGCGAACGGCGAGTGGCTGCAGCCCCGCGTGCTCCAGATCCAGTTCCAGGGCATCGAGACGACCGACATCGAGCAGTTCAAGCAGCCCGGCAAGCGCCCGGTGCTGTACCCGGAGAAGTACAAGTCCGGCAACCTGATCTATCCGTACGCGAAGGCGAAGATCCAGTAGGCGCGTCGTGAGTCGCCCGCCGGACGAGCGCGCGCCCGCGGATGCACGGGCCGCGGGCGCGCGCCGCCGGCCCGGCTGCCCGTGCTGAGCCTCGACCTGCTCGCGAACGCCGTCGTCGCCGGGATCCTCCTCGGCGGCTTCTACGCGGCGGTCAGCCTCGGCGTGTCCATCGCCTTCGGGCTGCTCGACATCGTCAACATCGCGCATCCGGTCTTCGTCATGCTCGGCGCGTACGCGGCGTACGTCACGAACACCGCGTTCGGCCTCGACCCCATCGTCGCGGGCGTCGTCTTCACCCCCGTCTTCTACGGGATCGGCGTGGTCGTCTACCGCGTCTACTACGTGAGCTTCGAGAAGAAGGGACAGGAGTCGCTGCGCGGCCTCGTCTTCTTCTTCGGCGTGCTCTTCATCGTCGAGGTCGGTCTGACGCTGAAGTACGGCGTGGACTATCGGCTCGTCGAGGCGGCGTACATCGGCGAGAGCCTGCAGATCGGACCGGTCGGCATCGCGTTCCGCCTCCTCGTGCCGGGCGTCGTCGCCGTGTTGCTCACGCTCGCGCTCTACCTGTACCTGGGGAAGACCTTCGTGGGGCGCGCGATCCAGGCCGTCTCGCAGGACAGCCTCGCGCTCCGGCTGGTCGGCGCCGATCCCGTGAAGGTCAAGCGGGTCGCCTTCGGGCTGGCGATCGCCACGGCGAGCCTCGCCGGCGCGCTGCTCATCATGATCGGGCCCGTCGAGCCCTCGATGAACCGCGAGTACATCGGGCGCGTGTTCGCCGTCGCGGTCCTCGGCGGCATGGGCAGCGTCGGCGGGACCCTCGTGGCGGCGGTGATCCTCGGCGTCGCCGAGAGCCTGACGTCCACGTTCTTCGGCCCGTCGTGGTCGGTCGCGGTCTCGTTCGGCCTGCTGCTGCTCGTGCTGGCGGTCCGGCCGGCGGGATTGTTCGGGAGGTAGCCGGTGCGCGGGCGGACGTTCGGCCTCGTCGTGACCGGCATCGTCGTCGCGGGGGTCTCCTTCATGCGCCTCGGCGCGAACCAGTACTACTACTTCGCCGCCTACGTGATCCTCCAGTACGTCGTGCTCGCGACCGCGTGGA
This DNA window, taken from Candidatus Methylomirabilota bacterium, encodes the following:
- a CDS encoding branched-chain amino acid ABC transporter permease; this encodes MLSLDLLANAVVAGILLGGFYAAVSLGVSIAFGLLDIVNIAHPVFVMLGAYAAYVTNTAFGLDPIVAGVVFTPVFYGIGVVVYRVYYVSFEKKGQESLRGLVFFFGVLFIVEVGLTLKYGVDYRLVEAAYIGESLQIGPVGIAFRLLVPGVVAVLLTLALYLYLGKTFVGRAIQAVSQDSLALRLVGADPVKVKRVAFGLAIATASLAGALLIMIGPVEPSMNREYIGRVFAVAVLGGMGSVGGTLVAAVILGVAESLTSTFFGPSWSVAVSFGLLLLVLAVRPAGLFGR